Proteins from a single region of Scleropages formosus chromosome 22, fSclFor1.1, whole genome shotgun sequence:
- the tegt gene encoding probable Bax inhibitor 1, whose amino-acid sequence MNVFDRNINFDALFKFSQISYSTQQHLKNVYSTLAVCMFVAAAGSYVHVVTRLFQGGMLSMMGSLAMMLWLSMTPHNSETEKRRLAILAAFAFFTGVGLGPVLDFVITINPSIIVTALLGTSVIFVCFTLSALYAQRRTYLFLGGVLMSGLSILFLVSLINIFTGSAALCKAHMYIGLAIMCGFVLFDTQLIIEQAEMGDKDYIWHCVGLFLDFVTIFRKLMVILAMNEKDKKKEKK is encoded by the exons ATGAACGTGTTTGACCGAAACATCAACTTTGatgctttatttaaattctCCCAAAT TTCTTATTCCACCCAGCAGCACCTGAAGAATGTGTACTCCACTCTGGCGGTATGCATGTTTGTGGCTGCTGCTGGCTCTTACGTTCATGTTGTAACACGACTTTTCCAG GGAGGAATGCTATCCATGATGGGATCCCTGGCAATGATGCTTTGGTTATCGATGACGCCCCATAACTCTGAGACTGAGAAGAGGAGATTGGCCATCCTTGCAGCATTTGCTTTCTTCACTG GTGTTGGACTGGGGCCGGTTTTGGACTTTGTCATTACCATTAATCCAAG TATCATCGTAACAGCCTTACTGGGCACTTCAGTAATATTTGTGTGCTTCACTCTGAGTGCCCTGTATGCTCAGCGCAGAACCTATCTCTTCCTGGGAG GTGTGCTCATGTCAGGACTTTCCATCTTGTTCCTGGTGTCTTTGATTAACATCTTCACTGGCTCAGCAGCCCTGTGTAAA GCTCACATGTACATTGGACTCGCCATAATGTGTGGCTTCGTGCTCTTTGACACTCAGCTTATCATTGAGCAGGCAGAGATGGGAGACAAGGACTATATCTG GCACTGTGTGGGCTTGTTTCTTGACTTTGTGACCATCTTCAGGAAGCTTATGGTCATCCTTGCTATGAACGAAAAG gacaagaagaaagaaaagaagtaA